Proteins from a single region of Streptomyces sp. TN58:
- the dnaA gene encoding chromosomal replication initiator protein DnaA gives MADVPADLAAVWPRVLEKLLGEGQPGIEPKDKQWVERCQPLALVADTALLAVPNEWGKRVLEGRLAPLISDALSRECGRPIRIAITVDDSAGEPAPPAPPVQQAGGYEPYGGQRPGGGGPSDDQLPTARPAYPDYQQQRPEPGAWPRGGQQDDYGWQQPRLGGFPERDPYASPQPGYLQQAEPSGYEQQYDQGSFDQGSFDQQQYEQSPYEQQQSHQPHQSHQYEQQSYEQPTPRTAPGRPAAPPAPSGGSTSGPLEPTARLNPKYLFDTFVIGASNRFAHAAAVAVAEAPAKAYNPLFIYGESGLGKTHLLHAIGHYARSLYPGTRVRYVSSEEFTNEFINSIRDGKGDAFRKRYREMDILLVDDIQFLASKESTQEEFFHTFNTLHNANKQIVLSSDRPPKQLVTLEDRLRNRFEWGLITDVQPPELETRIAILRKKAVQEQLNAPPEVLEFIASRISRNIRELEGALIRVTAFASLNRQPVDLGLTEDVLKNLIPGGEDSAPEITATDIMAATADYFGLTVDDLCGSSRSRVLVTARQIAMYLCRELTDLSLPKIGAQFGGRDHTTVMHADRKIRALMAERRSIYNQVTELTNRIKNG, from the coding sequence GTGGCTGACGTACCTGCCGATCTTGCCGCAGTGTGGCCAAGGGTGCTCGAAAAGCTCCTCGGGGAGGGACAGCCGGGCATCGAGCCCAAGGACAAGCAGTGGGTCGAGCGGTGCCAGCCCCTGGCACTCGTCGCCGACACCGCCCTCCTGGCCGTCCCCAACGAGTGGGGCAAGCGCGTCCTCGAAGGCCGCCTCGCGCCGCTGATCAGCGACGCGCTCAGCCGCGAGTGCGGCCGCCCCATCCGGATCGCCATCACCGTGGACGACTCCGCAGGCGAGCCCGCCCCGCCGGCGCCGCCCGTCCAGCAGGCCGGCGGCTACGAGCCGTACGGCGGCCAGCGCCCGGGCGGCGGCGGCCCCTCGGACGACCAGCTCCCCACGGCCCGCCCTGCCTATCCCGACTACCAGCAGCAGCGCCCCGAGCCCGGCGCATGGCCCCGCGGCGGCCAGCAGGACGACTACGGCTGGCAGCAGCCGCGCCTGGGCGGCTTCCCCGAGCGCGACCCCTATGCCTCGCCCCAGCCCGGCTACCTCCAGCAGGCCGAGCCCTCGGGCTACGAGCAGCAGTACGACCAGGGCTCCTTCGACCAGGGCTCCTTCGACCAGCAGCAGTACGAGCAGTCCCCGTACGAGCAGCAGCAGTCGCACCAGCCCCATCAATCCCATCAATACGAGCAGCAGTCCTACGAGCAGCCGACGCCCCGCACTGCTCCCGGCCGCCCCGCGGCGCCCCCGGCCCCGTCCGGCGGCTCCACCTCGGGCCCGCTGGAGCCGACCGCCCGGCTGAACCCGAAGTACCTCTTCGACACCTTCGTCATCGGCGCGTCCAACCGCTTCGCGCACGCCGCAGCGGTGGCCGTGGCCGAAGCGCCGGCGAAGGCCTACAACCCCCTTTTCATCTACGGGGAGTCGGGCCTCGGCAAGACGCACCTGCTGCACGCCATCGGGCACTACGCACGGAGCCTCTACCCCGGCACACGTGTGCGGTACGTGAGCTCCGAGGAGTTCACCAACGAGTTCATCAACTCGATCCGCGACGGCAAGGGCGACGCGTTCCGCAAGCGCTACCGCGAGATGGACATCCTGCTCGTCGACGACATCCAGTTCCTCGCGAGCAAGGAGTCGACGCAGGAGGAGTTCTTCCACACCTTCAACACGCTCCACAACGCCAACAAGCAGATCGTCCTCTCCTCCGACCGGCCGCCCAAGCAGCTCGTCACCCTTGAGGACCGGCTCCGCAACCGCTTCGAGTGGGGCCTGATCACGGACGTCCAGCCCCCCGAGCTGGAGACCCGCATCGCGATCCTGCGCAAGAAGGCGGTCCAGGAGCAGCTCAACGCCCCGCCGGAGGTACTGGAGTTCATCGCCTCCCGCATCTCGCGCAACATCCGCGAGCTGGAGGGCGCGTTGATCCGGGTCACGGCCTTCGCGAGCCTCAACCGCCAGCCGGTCGACCTGGGCCTGACCGAGGACGTCCTCAAGAACCTGATCCCCGGCGGCGAGGACAGCGCGCCGGAGATCACGGCCACCGACATCATGGCGGCCACAGCGGACTACTTCGGCCTGACCGTGGACGACCTGTGCGGCTCCTCGCGCAGCCGGGTCCTGGTCACCGCCCGGCAGATCGCCATGTACCTGTGCCGGGAGCTCACCGACCTGTCACTGCCGAAGATCGGGGCGCAGTTCGGCGGCCGCGACCACACCACGGTCATGCACGCGGACCGCAAGATCCGCGCTCTGATGGCCGAGCGGCGCTCCATCTACAACCAGGTCACCGAGCTCACCAACCGCATCAAGAACGGCTGA
- the dnaN gene encoding DNA polymerase III subunit beta, which yields MKIRVERDVLAEAVAWAARSLPARPPVPVLAGLLLKAEEGTLSLSGFDYEVSARVSVEADVEEDGTVLVSGRLLADICRALPNRPVEISTDGVRATVVCGSSRFTLHTLPVEEYPALPQMPTATGTVPGEVFAAAAKQVATAAGRDDTLPVLTGVRIEIEGDRVTLASTDRYRFAVREFLWKPENPDASAVALVPAKTLQEIANSLTSGDTVTLALSGSGAGEGLIGFEGAGRRTTTRLLEGDLPKYRTLFPTEFNSVAVIETAPFVEAVKRVALVAERNTPVRLSFEQGVLILEAGSSDDAQAVERVDAQLDGDDISIAFNPTFLLDGLSAIASPVAQLSFTTSTKPALLSGRPALDAEADESYKYLIMPVRLSG from the coding sequence GTGAAGATCCGGGTGGAGCGCGACGTACTCGCGGAGGCGGTGGCCTGGGCGGCCCGCAGCCTCCCGGCCCGGCCGCCGGTGCCCGTTCTCGCGGGCCTGCTGCTCAAGGCCGAGGAAGGCACGCTGAGCCTCTCCGGCTTCGACTACGAGGTCTCGGCCCGTGTCTCGGTCGAGGCGGACGTGGAGGAGGACGGCACCGTCCTGGTCTCCGGCCGACTGCTCGCCGACATCTGCCGCGCCCTCCCCAACCGCCCGGTGGAGATTTCCACAGACGGTGTACGGGCGACCGTGGTCTGCGGCTCCTCGCGATTCACACTCCACACCCTGCCTGTGGAGGAGTACCCGGCCCTGCCGCAGATGCCGACCGCGACCGGCACCGTTCCCGGCGAGGTCTTCGCCGCCGCCGCCAAGCAGGTCGCCACGGCCGCGGGCCGCGACGACACGCTGCCGGTGCTGACCGGTGTCCGCATCGAGATCGAGGGCGACCGCGTCACGCTGGCCTCCACCGACCGCTACCGCTTCGCGGTCCGCGAGTTCCTGTGGAAGCCGGAGAACCCGGACGCGTCGGCCGTGGCCCTGGTGCCCGCCAAGACGCTCCAGGAGATCGCCAACTCGCTGACCAGCGGTGACACCGTCACCCTGGCGCTTTCCGGCTCCGGCGCGGGCGAAGGCCTGATCGGTTTCGAGGGCGCCGGCCGCCGCACCACCACCCGGCTTCTCGAAGGCGACCTGCCCAAGTACCGCACGCTCTTCCCGACCGAGTTCAACTCCGTCGCGGTGATCGAGACCGCCCCCTTCGTCGAGGCCGTCAAGCGCGTCGCCCTGGTGGCCGAGCGCAACACCCCGGTCCGCCTCAGCTTCGAGCAGGGCGTGCTCATCCTGGAAGCCGGCTCCTCCGACGACGCACAGGCTGTGGAAAGGGTCGACGCCCAGCTCGACGGCGACGACATCTCCATCGCCTTCAACCCGACCTTCCTGCTGGACGGCCTCAGCGCGATCGCCTCCCCGGTGGCGCAGCTCAGCTTCACCACGTCGACCAAGCCCGCGCTCCTCAGCGGCCGCCCGGCGCTCGACGCGGAGGCCGACGAGTCGTACAAGTACCTGATCATGCCGGTGCGCCTCTCCGGCTGA
- the yidD gene encoding membrane protein insertion efficiency factor YidD, whose protein sequence is MKYPLLALIKLYQWTISPLLGPVCRYYPSCSHYGYTAIDRHGAVKGTVLTAWRILRCNPWSPGGVDHVPPRKRPRWHEQLRSALRRSRNAQGA, encoded by the coding sequence ATGAAGTACCCGCTGCTCGCTTTGATCAAGCTGTACCAGTGGACGATCAGTCCGCTGCTCGGGCCGGTGTGCCGCTATTACCCGTCGTGTTCGCACTACGGGTACACGGCCATCGACCGGCATGGTGCGGTGAAGGGGACAGTGCTGACCGCCTGGCGGATCCTGCGGTGCAATCCGTGGTCCCCGGGTGGTGTGGACCATGTCCCACCCCGTAAACGCCCGCGTTGGCACGAGCAGCTGCGCAGTGCGTTGCGTAGATCTCGCAATGCTCAAGGAGCCTGA
- the rpmH gene encoding 50S ribosomal protein L34: MSKRTFQPNNRRRAKTHGFRLRMRTRAGRAILANRRSKGRSALSA, translated from the coding sequence GTGAGCAAGCGCACCTTCCAGCCGAACAACCGCCGTCGTGCCAAGACCCACGGCTTCCGCCTGCGGATGCGTACCCGCGCCGGTCGCGCGATCCTCGCGAACCGCCGTTCCAAGGGCCGTTCCGCCCTTTCCGCGTAA
- the rnpA gene encoding ribonuclease P protein component, whose amino-acid sequence MLSPENRLRRREDFASAVRRGRRAGRPLLVVHLRTSGATDPHESGEIDPSSRAGFVVSKAVGNAVVRNRVKRRLRHLVRERLPQLPAGSLVVVRALPGAGDAGPDELARDLDAALVRLLGGVAR is encoded by the coding sequence GTGCTGTCTCCCGAGAATCGGCTGAGGCGGCGCGAGGACTTCGCGAGCGCGGTACGCCGAGGACGCAGGGCCGGTCGCCCACTCCTCGTCGTCCACCTACGTACAAGCGGTGCTACGGACCCGCACGAGTCGGGGGAGATCGATCCCTCGTCGCGTGCGGGTTTCGTCGTCAGCAAGGCCGTAGGCAACGCCGTCGTACGGAACCGGGTGAAGCGGCGTCTTCGCCATCTGGTCCGCGAGCGGCTCCCACAGCTGCCCGCCGGTAGCCTGGTGGTGGTACGAGCGTTGCCCGGAGCGGGTGATGCCGGCCCCGACGAACTGGCCCGGGACCTGGATGCCGCTCTGGTGCGGCTCCTGGGAGGCGTGGCTCGATGA
- the yidC gene encoding membrane protein insertase YidC, with product MDTIASLFSFITYPVSWIIVQFHSLYGAIFGESSGWAWGLSIVSLVILIRICLIPLFVKQIKATRGMQALQPKMKAIQERYKNDKQRQSEEMMKLYKETGTNPLSSCLPILAQSPFFFALYHVLSKIADGEQIGAMDQQLVDSARAAKIFGAPIAAKFMDSPEKVAALGATLTDVRIVTAVMIILMSLSQFYTQRQLMQKNVDLSVKTPFMQQQKMLMYIFPVIFAVMGINFPVGVLVYWLTTNVWTMGQQMYVINQNPTPGSKAQDQYLTRLLKHATSHGEVKGRGKKKVVAAIVAKGPDRNDIERKFITALSKQGLAAQADGSVIKSSETTADADAAGSGPKRQQPKRQTKSQRQTPSKPSPKK from the coding sequence GTGGACACGATTGCCAGTCTGTTCAGCTTTATCACTTACCCCGTCTCATGGATCATCGTCCAGTTCCACTCGCTGTACGGGGCGATCTTCGGTGAGTCCAGTGGATGGGCCTGGGGCCTGTCCATCGTGTCCCTGGTGATCTTGATCCGCATCTGCCTGATCCCGCTCTTCGTGAAGCAGATCAAGGCGACGCGCGGCATGCAGGCGCTCCAGCCGAAGATGAAGGCGATCCAGGAGCGCTACAAGAACGACAAGCAGCGTCAGTCCGAAGAGATGATGAAGCTGTACAAGGAGACGGGTACCAACCCGCTCTCCTCGTGCCTTCCCATCCTCGCGCAGTCCCCGTTCTTCTTCGCTCTGTACCACGTGCTGTCGAAGATCGCCGACGGCGAGCAGATCGGCGCGATGGACCAGCAGCTGGTCGACAGCGCCCGCGCCGCGAAGATCTTCGGTGCGCCGATCGCCGCGAAGTTCATGGACAGCCCGGAGAAGGTCGCGGCCCTCGGCGCCACGCTGACGGACGTCCGGATCGTGACCGCGGTCATGATCATCCTGATGTCGCTGTCGCAGTTCTACACCCAGCGCCAGCTGATGCAGAAGAACGTCGACCTGTCGGTCAAGACGCCGTTCATGCAGCAGCAGAAGATGCTGATGTACATCTTCCCGGTGATCTTCGCGGTCATGGGTATCAACTTCCCCGTCGGTGTCCTCGTCTACTGGCTGACCACCAACGTCTGGACCATGGGTCAGCAGATGTACGTGATCAACCAGAACCCGACGCCGGGCAGCAAGGCCCAGGACCAGTACCTGACGCGCCTGCTCAAGCACGCCACCTCGCACGGTGAGGTCAAGGGCCGGGGCAAGAAGAAGGTCGTCGCCGCCATCGTGGCCAAGGGTCCGGACCGCAACGACATCGAGCGGAAGTTCATCACGGCTCTGTCCAAGCAGGGTCTGGCCGCTCAGGCTGACGGCTCCGTGATCAAGAGTTCCGAGACCACCGCGGATGCGGACGCCGCAGGCAGCGGCCCGAAGCGGCAGCAGCCGAAGCGGCAGACGAAGTCGCAGCGCCAGACGCCCAGCAAGCCCTCTCCCAAGAAGTAA
- the gnd gene encoding phosphogluconate dehydrogenase (NAD(+)-dependent, decarboxylating) — translation MELGLVGLGKMGGNMRERIRRAGHTVIGYDRNPDLADVHSLRELVDSLQAPRVVWVMVPAGAATQSTVDELSELLSIGDIVVDGGNSRWTDDEKHAEELAAKGIGFVDCGVSGGVWGLENGYALMYGGAKDHVARVQPIFDALKPEGDFGAVHAGKVGAGHFAKMVHNGIEYAMMQAYAEGWELLEKVDSVTDVREVFRSWQEGTVIRSWLLDLAVNALDEDEHLEQLRGFAQDSGEGRWTVEAAIDNAVPLPAITASLFARFASRQDDSPQMKMIAALRNQFGGHAVEKK, via the coding sequence ATGGAGCTTGGTCTCGTCGGTCTCGGCAAGATGGGCGGCAACATGCGCGAGCGCATCCGCCGCGCAGGCCACACCGTCATCGGATACGACCGCAACCCGGACCTCGCGGATGTCCACAGCCTCCGGGAACTTGTGGACAGCCTGCAGGCCCCCCGCGTCGTCTGGGTGATGGTCCCCGCCGGTGCGGCGACCCAGTCCACCGTCGACGAGCTGTCCGAGCTGCTCTCGATCGGCGACATCGTCGTCGACGGCGGCAACTCCCGCTGGACGGACGACGAGAAGCATGCCGAGGAGCTGGCGGCCAAGGGCATCGGCTTCGTCGACTGCGGTGTCTCCGGCGGCGTGTGGGGTCTGGAGAACGGCTACGCGCTGATGTACGGCGGCGCCAAGGACCACGTCGCCCGCGTCCAGCCGATCTTCGACGCCCTCAAGCCCGAGGGTGACTTCGGCGCCGTGCACGCCGGCAAGGTCGGCGCGGGCCACTTCGCGAAGATGGTCCACAACGGCATCGAGTACGCCATGATGCAGGCCTACGCCGAGGGCTGGGAGCTCCTGGAGAAGGTGGACTCGGTCACCGACGTCCGCGAGGTCTTCCGCTCCTGGCAGGAGGGCACCGTCATCCGCTCCTGGCTGCTGGACCTGGCTGTGAACGCCCTCGACGAGGACGAGCACCTGGAGCAGCTGCGCGGCTTCGCGCAGGACTCGGGCGAGGGCCGCTGGACGGTGGAGGCGGCGATCGACAACGCCGTGCCGCTGCCCGCGATCACGGCGTCGCTGTTCGCGCGGTTCGCCTCGCGGCAGGACGACTCCCCGCAGATGAAGATGATCGCCGCGCTGCGCAACCAGTTCGGCGGCCACGCGGTCGAGAAGAAGTAG
- a CDS encoding DUF721 domain-containing protein — protein MDLARQALAAAREQARARGNAAGGGKRRQPGLRSGARADGRDPMPLMAALDRLRTERGWEMPMAVAGVMERWAEIVGPEIAAHCEPQRYENRELVVRCDSSAWAAQLKLLAPQLVARLNADLGQGTVRLIKVHGPGGRPKGYGPWRAPGSTGPGDTYG, from the coding sequence GTGGACCTGGCCCGCCAGGCCCTCGCGGCGGCGCGCGAGCAGGCACGGGCCCGGGGCAACGCCGCGGGCGGCGGCAAGCGGCGGCAGCCGGGGCTGCGATCGGGCGCCCGTGCGGACGGCCGGGACCCGATGCCGCTGATGGCGGCGCTGGACCGGCTGCGCACCGAGCGCGGCTGGGAGATGCCGATGGCGGTGGCGGGCGTGATGGAGCGCTGGGCGGAGATCGTCGGCCCGGAGATCGCCGCGCACTGTGAACCGCAGCGCTACGAGAACCGTGAGCTTGTCGTGAGGTGCGACTCCTCGGCCTGGGCGGCGCAGCTGAAGCTGCTGGCCCCGCAGCTGGTGGCGCGGCTCAACGCGGATCTGGGGCAGGGCACGGTCCGCCTGATCAAGGTGCACGGCCCGGGCGGACGTCCCAAGGGGTACGGGCCCTGGCGGGCTCCCGGGAGCACCGGACCCGGCGACACCTACGGGTGA
- the recF gene encoding DNA replication/repair protein RecF (All proteins in this family for which functions are known are DNA-binding proteins that assist the filamentation of RecA onto DNA for the initiation of recombination or recombinational repair.) has product MHVSHLSLADFRSYARAEVPLDPGVTAFVGPNGQGKTNLVEAVGYLATLGSHRVSSDAPLVRMGAERAVIRAAVTQGERRQLVELELNPGRANRARINRSSQVRPRDVLGIVRTVLFAPEDLALVKGDPGERRKFLDELVTARSPRMAGVRSDYDRVLKQRNTLLKSAAMARRHGGRSMDLSTLDVWDQHLARAGAELLAQRLDLLATLLPLADKAYEQLAPGGGPLGLAYRCSAGESVDSGAARTREALYEVLLAALGEVRKQEIERGVTLVGPHRDDVLLRLGELPAKGYASHGESWSYALALRLASYELLRSEGSEPVLILDDVFAELDARRRERLAELVAPGEQVLVTAAVDDDVPGVLVGARFGVSGGEVTRL; this is encoded by the coding sequence ATGCATGTCTCGCATCTCTCGTTGGCCGACTTCCGCTCGTACGCCCGGGCCGAGGTACCCCTCGACCCGGGCGTCACCGCTTTCGTGGGGCCCAACGGCCAGGGCAAGACCAACCTCGTCGAGGCGGTCGGCTACCTGGCGACGTTGGGCAGCCACCGCGTGTCCTCGGACGCCCCGCTCGTGCGGATGGGCGCCGAGCGGGCCGTGATCCGCGCCGCCGTCACCCAGGGCGAGCGCCGGCAGCTGGTCGAGCTGGAGCTGAACCCCGGCCGCGCCAACCGGGCCCGCATCAACCGGTCCTCGCAGGTCAGACCGCGGGACGTGCTGGGGATCGTACGGACGGTGCTCTTCGCGCCGGAGGACCTGGCCCTGGTCAAGGGCGACCCGGGCGAGCGGCGCAAGTTCCTCGACGAGCTGGTCACGGCGCGCTCGCCGCGGATGGCGGGGGTCCGCTCGGACTACGACCGGGTGCTCAAGCAGCGCAACACCCTGCTGAAGTCCGCGGCGATGGCCCGCCGACACGGCGGCCGCTCGATGGACCTGTCCACCCTGGACGTGTGGGACCAGCACCTCGCGCGCGCGGGCGCGGAGCTGCTGGCGCAGCGCCTCGACCTGCTCGCGACGCTGCTTCCGCTGGCGGACAAGGCGTACGAGCAGCTCGCGCCGGGCGGCGGCCCGCTGGGCCTGGCGTACAGGTGCTCGGCCGGCGAGAGCGTCGACAGCGGGGCGGCGCGCACCCGCGAGGCCCTGTACGAGGTGCTGCTGGCCGCTCTCGGCGAGGTGCGCAAGCAGGAGATCGAGCGCGGCGTGACCCTGGTCGGCCCGCACCGCGACGACGTGTTGCTGAGGCTGGGGGAGCTGCCCGCCAAGGGCTACGCCAGCCACGGCGAGTCCTGGTCGTACGCGCTGGCGCTGCGGCTGGCCTCCTACGAGCTGCTGCGCTCGGAGGGCAGCGAGCCGGTGCTGATCCTGGACGACGTGTTCGCGGAACTGGACGCGCGGCGCCGGGAGCGGCTGGCGGAGCTGGTGGCGCCCGGCGAGCAGGTGCTGGTGACGGCGGCCGTGGACGACGACGTCCCGGGAGTGCTGGTGGGCGCGCGGTTCGGGGTGTCCGGCGGTGAGGTGACCCGGTTGTGA
- a CDS encoding protein jag, translating into MTEGTTTAAAESGDTLTRLEQEGEIAADYLEGLLDIADLDGDIDMDVEADRAAVSIVSDSASRDLQKLVGRDGEVLEALQELTRLAVHRETGDRSRLMLDIAGFRAKKREELAALGAKAAADVKASGEPLKLAPMTPFERKVVHDAVAAAGLRSESEGEEPQRFVVVLPA; encoded by the coding sequence GTGACGGAAGGCACCACCACCGCCGCCGCTGAGAGTGGCGACACCCTGACCCGCCTTGAGCAGGAGGGTGAGATCGCGGCCGACTACCTCGAAGGCCTGCTGGACATCGCCGACCTGGACGGCGACATCGACATGGACGTCGAGGCCGACCGTGCCGCGGTGTCGATCGTCAGTGACTCCGCGAGCCGTGACCTGCAAAAGCTCGTGGGCCGCGATGGCGAGGTCCTGGAGGCCCTGCAGGAGCTGACCCGCCTGGCCGTCCACCGGGAGACCGGGGACCGCAGCCGGCTGATGCTCGACATCGCCGGTTTCCGGGCGAAGAAGCGCGAGGAGCTGGCGGCCCTCGGCGCGAAGGCGGCGGCGGACGTGAAGGCGTCGGGCGAGCCGCTGAAGCTGGCCCCCATGACCCCGTTCGAGCGGAAGGTCGTCCACGATGCCGTCGCGGCCGCCGGTCTGCGGAGCGAGTCCGAGGGCGAGGAGCCGCAGCGCTTCGTCGTTGTGCTCCCGGCCTGA
- the gyrB gene encoding DNA topoisomerase (ATP-hydrolyzing) subunit B, translated as MCQKGRFVADSGDSNEKNYDASAIQVLEGLDAVRKRPGMYIGSTGERGLHHLVYEVVDNSVDEALAGHADTIDVTILADGGVRVVDNGRGIPVGIVPSEGKPAVEVVLTVLHAGGKFGGGGYAVSGGLHGVGVSVVNALSTKVAVEVKTDGHRWTQDYKLGVPTAPLAKNEETAETGTSVTFWADGDIFETTEYSFETLSRRFQEMAFLNKGLTLSLTDERESAKATVGADDPDADAAEPAARTVKYYYEGGIVDFVKYLNSRKGELIHPTVIDVEAEDKERMLSVEIAMQWNSQYTEGVYSFANTIHTHEGGTHEEGFRAALTGLVNRYARDKKLLREKDDNLAGEDIREGLTAIISVKLGEPQFEGQTKTKLGNTEAKTFVQKVVHEHLNDWFDRNPVEAADIVRKSIQAATARVAARKARDLTRRKGLLESASLPGKLSDCQSNDPTKCEIFIVEGDSAGGSAKSGRNPMYQAILPIRGKILNVEKARIDKILQNTEVQALISAFGTGVHEDFDIEKLRYHKIILMADADVDGQHINTLLLTFLFRFMRPLVEAGHVYLSRPPLYKIKWGRDDFEYAYSDRERDALVELGKQNGKRIKEDSIQRFKGLGEMNAEELRVTTMDVDHRVLGQVTLDDAAQADDLFSVLMGEDVEARRSFIQRNAKDVRFLDI; from the coding sequence CTGTGCCAGAAAGGGCGCTTCGTGGCCGATTCCGGCGACTCCAACGAGAAGAATTACGACGCCAGTGCGATCCAGGTCCTTGAGGGCCTGGACGCGGTCCGCAAGCGGCCGGGTATGTACATCGGCTCGACGGGTGAGCGTGGTCTGCACCACCTCGTCTACGAGGTCGTCGACAACTCGGTCGACGAGGCGCTGGCCGGGCACGCGGACACCATCGACGTGACGATCCTCGCCGACGGCGGTGTGCGCGTCGTGGACAACGGCCGCGGTATCCCGGTCGGCATCGTTCCGTCCGAGGGGAAGCCGGCCGTCGAGGTCGTCCTGACCGTGCTGCACGCGGGCGGCAAGTTCGGCGGCGGGGGTTACGCCGTCTCCGGCGGTCTGCACGGCGTCGGCGTGTCCGTCGTGAACGCCCTGTCGACCAAGGTCGCGGTCGAGGTCAAGACGGACGGCCACCGCTGGACCCAGGACTACAAGCTCGGCGTGCCGACGGCCCCGCTGGCCAAGAACGAGGAGACGGCGGAGACCGGCACCTCGGTCACCTTCTGGGCCGACGGGGACATCTTCGAGACGACCGAGTACTCCTTCGAGACGCTGTCGCGCCGCTTCCAGGAGATGGCCTTCCTCAACAAGGGCCTCACCCTGTCGCTGACGGACGAGCGCGAGTCGGCGAAGGCGACCGTCGGCGCGGACGACCCGGACGCGGACGCGGCGGAGCCCGCGGCGCGCACGGTGAAGTACTACTACGAGGGCGGCATCGTCGACTTCGTGAAGTACCTCAACTCGCGCAAGGGCGAGCTGATCCACCCCACCGTCATCGACGTCGAGGCCGAGGACAAGGAGCGCATGCTCTCGGTCGAGATCGCGATGCAGTGGAACTCGCAGTACACCGAGGGTGTCTACTCCTTCGCGAACACGATCCACACGCACGAGGGCGGCACCCACGAGGAGGGCTTCCGCGCGGCGCTGACCGGTCTGGTCAACCGCTACGCGCGTGACAAGAAGCTGCTCCGCGAGAAGGACGACAACCTCGCCGGCGAGGACATCCGCGAGGGCCTGACGGCGATCATCTCGGTCAAGCTGGGCGAGCCCCAGTTCGAGGGCCAGACGAAGACCAAGCTGGGCAACACCGAGGCCAAGACCTTCGTGCAGAAGGTCGTCCACGAGCACCTGAACGACTGGTTCGACCGCAACCCGGTCGAGGCCGCGGACATCGTCCGCAAGTCGATCCAGGCGGCCACGGCGCGCGTCGCGGCCCGCAAGGCCCGTGACCTGACGCGCCGCAAGGGCCTGCTGGAGAGCGCCTCGCTGCCGGGCAAGCTGTCCGACTGCCAGTCGAACGACCCGACCAAGTGCGAGATCTTCATCGTCGAGGGCGACTCCGCCGGCGGCTCGGCGAAGTCCGGCCGCAACCCGATGTACCAGGCCATCCTGCCGATCCGCGGCAAGATCCTGAACGTCGAGAAGGCGCGCATCGACAAGATCCTCCAGAACACCGAGGTCCAGGCGCTGATCAGCGCCTTCGGCACCGGTGTGCACGAGGACTTCGACATCGAGAAGCTCCGCTATCACAAGATCATCCTGATGGCGGACGCCGACGTCGACGGCCAGCACATCAACACCCTGCTGCTGACGTTCCTCTTCCGCTTCATGCGGCCGCTGGTCGAGGCCGGCCACGTGTACCTGTCCCGTCCCCCGCTCTACAAGATCAAGTGGGGCCGCGACGACTTCGAGTACGCGTACTCGGACCGCGAGCGCGACGCGCTGGTGGAGCTCGGCAAGCAGAACGGCAAGCGGATCAAGGAAGACTCGATCCAGCGCTTCAAGGGTCTGGGCGAGATGAACGCCGAGGAGCTGCGCGTCACCACCATGGACGTGGACCACCGTGTCCTCGGCCAGGTCACCCTCGACGACGCGGCGCAGGCCGACGACCTGTTCTCGGTGCTGATGGGTGAGGACGTCGAGGCGCGGCGCTCCTTCATCCAGCGCAACGCCAAGGACGTCCGCTTCCTCGACATCTGA